In a genomic window of Mucilaginibacter sp. KACC 22063:
- a CDS encoding enoyl-CoA hydratase/isomerase family protein, translating into MSYQNLLIEDKGRIRYITINRESKLNALNKDTLTELHAVFASTFEDQAIGGVIITGAGSKAFVAGADISEFQGKGVNEGSQMAREAQHSVFDLIANGAKPIIAVINGYALGGGLELAMACHIRIAANTAKMGLPEVTLGLIPGYGGTQRLTQLVGRGKALELIMTADMIGAEEALQLGLVNHVTEADNAMVKAEELMHKILKRAPLAVAAAIKAVSAAAVSEGFKAEIDLFGNCFSSADFKEGVAAFLEKRSPEFKGL; encoded by the coding sequence ATGTCATATCAAAACTTATTAATCGAAGATAAAGGTCGTATCAGGTACATCACCATTAACCGCGAAAGTAAATTGAATGCTTTGAACAAGGATACCCTTACAGAGCTTCATGCAGTATTCGCAAGCACGTTTGAAGATCAGGCTATTGGTGGTGTAATTATAACCGGTGCCGGTTCAAAAGCATTTGTTGCCGGGGCCGACATTAGCGAGTTTCAGGGCAAGGGTGTAAACGAAGGCAGCCAGATGGCGCGCGAGGCTCAGCACAGTGTGTTCGATCTTATTGCAAACGGTGCAAAGCCGATTATTGCTGTAATAAATGGTTACGCACTTGGCGGCGGGTTAGAGCTGGCTATGGCCTGCCATATACGTATAGCTGCCAACACGGCTAAGATGGGCTTGCCAGAAGTTACTTTGGGATTGATTCCGGGCTATGGAGGTACACAGCGGCTTACGCAATTAGTTGGTCGCGGCAAAGCGCTCGAACTTATCATGACGGCTGATATGATAGGTGCCGAAGAAGCATTGCAACTTGGCTTGGTGAATCATGTTACCGAAGCAGATAATGCTATGGTTAAAGCCGAAGAATTAATGCATAAAATACTGAAGCGTGCGCCTTTGGCTGTTGCTGCCGCTATAAAAGCGGTAAGCGCGGCTGCCGTATCCGAAGGTTTTAAGGCAGAGATCGATTTGTTTGGAAACTGCTTTAGTTCAGCTGATTTTAAAGAAGGAGTAGCTGCGTTTCTTGAAAAACGGTCACCAGAATTTAAAGGTTTATAG
- a CDS encoding sigma-54-dependent transcriptional regulator: MKKILIVDDEVNTALLLSKFLTRNGFEVSTASNGGSGMEYLKNDAYDLVLCDFRLEDTDGREMLKSIKSQYPKTGVIIITGYSDIKMAVELIKMGAYDYITKPLYPDEILNTINKAIETHHALVTEPQEELAAVSPKAKEDKKQQMPSNEFVVGKSRASKELLRQIELVAPTNYSVIILGESGTGKESVAKSIHLNSPRRDQPFIAMDCGSLTKELAQSEFFGHEKGSFTGALYTKIGHFEMANGGTLFLDEVGNLSYDIQAALLRTVQERKVKRIGSTKEIDLDVRIIVATNENLMDGIQKGRFREDLYHRFNEFTIYMPPLRDRGSDIMLMAEHFLKIANHELGRSVQYFSPEVEECFINYKWTGNIRELKNVIRRATLLTEGDTVQIKSLPLEISNYSRIAAPHDFAANSNNYSAEPAPVREHNRKDLKNAALEAEYDTILRVLREVNFNKTKAAEILKIDRKTLYNKMKAINLGK; this comes from the coding sequence ATGAAAAAGATCCTCATCGTTGATGATGAAGTAAATACCGCGTTATTACTTTCTAAATTTTTAACCAGAAATGGATTTGAAGTTTCCACCGCTTCAAATGGTGGCAGCGGTATGGAATATCTTAAAAACGATGCTTATGATCTTGTATTGTGCGATTTCAGGCTGGAGGACACCGATGGCCGCGAAATGCTGAAGAGCATAAAATCTCAGTACCCTAAAACCGGTGTTATTATTATCACAGGCTATTCGGATATAAAAATGGCTGTTGAGCTGATCAAAATGGGCGCTTATGATTATATCACCAAGCCTTTATATCCCGATGAGATTCTGAATACCATTAACAAAGCTATAGAAACCCATCACGCGCTGGTAACCGAGCCGCAGGAAGAATTGGCCGCTGTTAGCCCCAAAGCGAAAGAAGATAAAAAGCAACAAATGCCTTCAAACGAGTTTGTTGTAGGCAAAAGCCGGGCATCTAAAGAACTGTTAAGGCAGATAGAGCTGGTTGCGCCAACCAATTACAGTGTGATTATTTTGGGCGAAAGCGGTACAGGTAAAGAGTCGGTAGCTAAAAGCATCCACTTAAACAGCCCTCGCCGCGATCAGCCGTTTATTGCCATGGACTGCGGTTCATTGACCAAAGAGCTTGCCCAGAGCGAATTTTTCGGTCACGAGAAAGGATCATTCACCGGTGCATTATACACTAAAATCGGTCACTTTGAAATGGCGAACGGCGGCACGCTGTTTCTTGATGAGGTAGGCAACCTGTCATACGATATTCAGGCGGCGTTGCTGCGTACCGTGCAGGAACGTAAAGTAAAACGGATTGGCAGTACCAAGGAAATTGACCTCGATGTACGCATTATTGTGGCTACTAACGAAAACCTGATGGATGGCATTCAGAAAGGCCGTTTCCGCGAAGATTTGTACCATCGCTTTAATGAGTTTACCATATACATGCCGCCACTGCGCGACCGGGGCAGCGATATTATGCTGATGGCCGAACATTTTCTGAAAATAGCCAACCATGAACTGGGTCGCAGCGTACAATATTTTTCGCCCGAGGTTGAAGAGTGCTTTATCAACTACAAGTGGACGGGTAATATCCGCGAGCTTAAAAATGTAATTCGCCGGGCTACACTTTTAACAGAGGGCGATACCGTACAAATTAAGTCCCTTCCGCTCGAAATCTCAAATTATAGCCGTATAGCGGCTCCGCATGATTTTGCTGCTAATAGCAATAACTATAGTGCCGAGCCTGCACCTGTAAGAGAGCACAACCGCAAAGACCTTAAAAATGCGGCGCTTGAAGCAGAGTACGACACCATTTTGCGCGTATTACGCGAGGTAAATTTTAATAAAACCAAGGCTGCAGAAATACTGAAGATAGACCGCAAAACTTTATATAATAAAATGAAGGCGATCAATTTGGGTAAATAA
- a CDS encoding AI-2E family transporter, translating to MSIFNYRQRNNIILISIIVLGCFLLYALSSLFSSILGAIVLYVICRPGYIYLTEKKNWGRSVTALMFILVTLIVIVIPFLSLSFMVINKIAEIKDNPVFIDQLIKKANAFTGSTFNQPHMIDSFTDKISTYATDLFPSILGGAANILLTLLVLYFLLYFMFVQLREFEAGLLRYAPFREQHALKFATALKNATYSNVLGQGIISIVQGLLLANGFWIVGIPDALFWGIIGTFISFLPVVGAPTLSIPAGIYLMMIGETWRGIGIIVYGLLFIGNIDNVLRMIINKRIANTHPIISIIGVFIGLPLFGILGLVFGPVLLSYFLLLVEIYETNRLAAERLDRIKMENDL from the coding sequence ATGTCGATTTTTAATTACAGGCAACGCAATAATATAATCCTGATCAGCATCATTGTGCTTGGCTGTTTTCTGTTGTATGCCCTAAGCTCACTCTTTAGCTCTATACTGGGCGCCATTGTGCTGTATGTGATCTGCCGTCCCGGGTATATCTATCTCACGGAAAAAAAGAACTGGGGGCGTTCTGTTACAGCGCTGATGTTTATACTTGTTACGCTTATTGTAATTGTTATCCCCTTTCTTTCATTAAGCTTTATGGTGATCAACAAGATTGCAGAGATCAAGGATAACCCGGTGTTTATTGACCAGTTGATTAAAAAGGCAAATGCCTTTACCGGCTCAACCTTCAATCAGCCTCACATGATTGATAGCTTTACCGATAAAATAAGCACATATGCCACAGATTTGTTTCCGTCCATTTTAGGCGGTGCAGCTAATATCTTGCTCACCCTGCTGGTGTTGTACTTTCTATTGTATTTTATGTTTGTGCAACTGCGCGAGTTTGAAGCTGGCCTGCTGCGCTATGCGCCATTCCGCGAGCAGCATGCATTGAAGTTTGCTACCGCGTTAAAAAATGCAACCTACTCAAACGTACTGGGGCAGGGTATTATTTCAATAGTACAGGGATTACTGCTGGCTAACGGGTTTTGGATAGTAGGCATACCCGATGCTTTATTCTGGGGAATTATAGGCACGTTCATTTCGTTTTTGCCGGTAGTAGGTGCGCCAACGCTTTCTATACCTGCGGGTATTTATTTAATGATGATTGGTGAAACTTGGCGTGGAATCGGCATTATTGTTTATGGCCTGCTGTTTATCGGCAACATTGATAACGTGCTGCGCATGATCATTAATAAGCGTATTGCTAATACACATCCTATTATTTCCATTATAGGGGTTTTTATAGGTTTGCCGCTTTTTGGTATTTTAGGCCTCGTATTTGGGCCGGTATTGTTATCCTATTTTCTGTTACTTGTAGAAATTTATGAAACTAACCGGCTTGCTGCTGAGCGGCTTGACAGAATTAAAATGGAGAACGATTTATAA
- a CDS encoding YtxH domain-containing protein yields MNNNTKVIVALLAGIAAGAALGILFAPEKGDETRDKLADSLKSLSDSIKETAGKEIDSLLGFKDKVVDSIKTKINGAEEEYQDDLEHA; encoded by the coding sequence ATGAACAATAACACAAAAGTAATTGTGGCCTTACTTGCAGGGATAGCAGCGGGGGCAGCCTTAGGTATATTGTTTGCACCTGAAAAAGGTGATGAAACACGCGATAAACTGGCCGATTCTTTAAAAAGCTTAAGCGATAGCATTAAAGAAACCGCCGGTAAAGAAATTGACAGCTTGCTTGGTTTTAAAGACAAAGTAGTTGATAGTATAAAGACCAAGATCAACGGTGCTGAAGAAGAGTATCAGGACGATCTGGAGCACGCATAA
- a CDS encoding phage holin family protein, translated as MMEEREQEVKEPQQPPALDQLRDYVETRIKLSKYKVIEKSTSVIAGIVTDVIIVVCLALTFLFASFTLALFLADVFHSYWKGFGAVALIYLIIAVVVMMAKDGFKKPIINTLIKKIFSDNE; from the coding sequence ATGATGGAAGAAAGAGAACAAGAAGTTAAAGAGCCACAACAACCACCTGCTTTAGATCAGCTGCGCGACTACGTGGAAACACGTATTAAGCTTTCCAAATACAAGGTGATTGAGAAAAGCACATCGGTTATTGCAGGTATAGTTACCGATGTTATTATTGTAGTTTGCCTGGCACTTACCTTTTTGTTTGCCAGCTTTACACTGGCGCTTTTCCTGGCAGACGTATTTCACTCCTATTGGAAAGGTTTTGGCGCCGTAGCCCTTATATACCTTATCATTGCCGTAGTGGTAATGATGGCTAAAGACGGCTTTAAAAAACCAATCATTAACACACTGATCAAAAAGATATTTAGCGATAACGAGTGA
- a CDS encoding thiamine diphosphokinase, with translation MSSHHIVREKQEPALLVLDLDDFSFELLGQLLEWSPTVIATKETAKQLINNHIKVDRIISSIVSDEQSDVQHILTNHSYIEAAFDFLLEEKYPAVNVITNDWEPLKAYANLINLVVYTEAEKIFGVQSGFNKWKPQGEHIRIIDKPLDLTTRGLKQIGEDIYETTADGFYNLQFSKPELLFIAEPID, from the coding sequence ATGTCATCTCACCATATTGTCCGCGAAAAACAGGAGCCGGCTTTGCTGGTACTCGATCTTGACGACTTTTCTTTTGAATTGTTGGGGCAACTATTGGAATGGAGTCCTACGGTTATCGCTACAAAAGAGACCGCCAAGCAGTTGATCAACAATCACATTAAGGTGGACAGGATTATCAGTTCCATTGTTTCTGATGAGCAATCTGATGTACAACATATCCTTACAAATCACAGCTATATAGAAGCTGCTTTTGATTTCCTGCTTGAAGAAAAATATCCGGCAGTCAATGTCATTACAAATGATTGGGAACCATTAAAGGCTTATGCAAATCTGATTAACCTGGTGGTTTATACAGAGGCTGAAAAGATATTTGGTGTACAATCTGGCTTTAACAAATGGAAACCGCAAGGAGAACACATCAGGATAATAGATAAGCCTTTAGATCTTACTACACGAGGATTGAAGCAAATCGGCGAAGATATCTACGAAACTACAGCGGATGGTTTTTACAACCTGCAATTCAGCAAACCGGAATTGTTGTTTATAGCCGAACCGATTGACTAA